One genomic region from Magallana gigas chromosome 3, xbMagGiga1.1, whole genome shotgun sequence encodes:
- the LOC105329673 gene encoding neuropilin and tolloid-like protein 1 has product MHGMRVMWCFVLGCTLLISYSKAALQAVYLPSTCSSALSSTFTTSMRVQSSTALTYSNNVNCAITVTAPSGHQVLAVPRRFELEEQRTGACVDYVNFYDGASTGSPKINPQSYCDRSGPHNVSSSSTSMTLEFVTDGSARYRGFDIIFAAFTNAPCATDYFSCSNGLCIDKSLRCDSFNQCGDESDETACTAEELGIVDDNSALIYGLAFGLGSLVVIGVIIGVLVYRHYKWKRFLNEPIPKEHYTSTLRNYPVTKKYYKKGYQSYAYTNVASGPPSRMSNDFETDEDLDIGSRPTTPSSSASKKNHLQVPGAKSGKINMNVNAGASNC; this is encoded by the exons ATGCATGGAATGCGTGTTATGTGGTGTTTTGTACTGGGATGTACACTGTTAATATCATATTCCAAGGCAGCATTACAAGCCG TGTATCTTCCATCGACATGCAGTTCCGCTCTATCATCTACATTCACCACCAGCATGCGGGTACAATCCAGTACCGCTCTCACCTACAGCAACAATGTTAATTGCGCCATCACGGTCACAGCGCCATCTGGCCATCAAGTGCTTGCTGTACCcag GAGATTTGAATTGGAAGAACAACGAACCGGAGCATGCGTGGACTACGTCAATTTCTACGACGGTGCCTCCACTGGATCTCCAAAGATCAACCCCCAGTCCTACTGCGACAGGTCTGGTCCCCATAACGTCAGTTCCAGCTCCACGTCAATGACCTTAGAATTCGTCACCGACGGTAGCGCCCGCTACAGGGGCTTCGACATCATTTTTGCAGCCTTCACAAATG CGCCATGTGCCACTGATTACTTCAGCTGTAGTAATGGATTGTGCATTGACAAATCTCTGCGATGTGACAGTTTTAATCAATGTGGGGACGAATCAGATGAAACTGCTTGTACAG CGGAAGAACTTGGGATCGTTGACGACAACTCTGCTCTGATTTACGGTCTGGCATTCGGTCTCGGTTCCCTTGTTGTGATCGGAGTCATCATTGGAGTCTTAGTCTACAGGCACTACAAATGGAAACGATTTTTGAACGAACCCATACCCAAAGAACATTACACAAGTACTTTACGAAATTATCCCGTAACcaagaaatattacaaaaaaggTTACCAATCTTACGCATACACAAACGTCGCTTCCGGGCCGCCTTCGCGCATGTCTAACGATTTTGAGACGGATGAGGATCTTGACATCGGATCACGACCCACGACGCCTTCTTCCTCCGCTTCCAAGAAAAATCACTTACAAGTTCCGGGAGCAAAATCAgggaaaataaatatgaatgtaAATGCAGGAGCTAGCAATTGTTAA
- the LOC117693178 gene encoding uncharacterized protein, with the protein MRFELRAALLVVFDTLLIGFVRCGNIRYFVTEICGQEIGPDFGTYLEFDKDGIIATDGKFAPPNLIGKEFKCTVTIRGMPSSGAKRYMSVYWRNFIFKAPEVDNIAKDPETCGKAYVTLYKGKGTNVAEKETFCGLNALPTHIEWEGEYATLFFYVDYRSPSSPDPDDPSKFLYSEIFFRLDITSFDFGCADTKEGVVMMCNNSKRCLDDSLRCDFWFSRNCQSESYPRDNSDTSRWPPGNCFKIVQTTTTEPLPTTPPPEPDFTPLIVVIGLAAALAFFFWCFWRPGYLIWRLGRLRNHPCVRACGACIPCSVMCVRCCSCSTCCIGEYEQSPTGPAAFRALQVQEMESQNSSVKENSMLIGGSSHSGKSGKDAGRILPCFPRTSVPEKQGGKVRLRQATVCPLQTSTEEQDQGSGEQGGSSTDPGTGSNETNPENQKMGVSAGNINFVNDWVKMLTGDGCHLREHR; encoded by the exons atgagATTCGAGTTGCGCGCTGCATTGCTTGTGGTTTTCGACACACTATTAATTGGGTTCGTTCGATGTGGAAATATCCGGT attttgtgaCTGAGATTTGTGGACAGGAAATAGGTCCAGACTTCGGGACCTATCTTGAATTCGACAAGGACGGTATTATAGCCACGGATGGAAAATTTGCCCCACCAAATCTTATTGGAAAAGAATTCAAATGCACAGTTACAATTCGAGGAATGCCGTCTTCCGGCGCAAAACGATACATGTCTGTCTATTGGcgaaatttcatatttaaagcaCCGGAAGTCGACAATATTGCGAAAGATCCAGAGACGTGTGGGAAAGCGTATGTTACTTTATACAAAGGCAAGGGAACTAATGTTGCCGAGAAAGAAACATTCTGTGGATTAAATGCCTTACCCACACACATTGAATGGGAGGGGGAGTATGCGACCTTGTTTTTCTACGTGGACTATCGATCCCCGTCATCCCCGGATCCGGATGATCCCTCTAAATTCCTGTATTCTGAAATCTTTTTCCGACTTGATATTACCTCATTTGACTTTG GGTGTGCGGATACCAAGGAAGGGGTGGTCATGATGTGCAATAACAGCAAGCGGTGTCTGGACGACTCCTTACGTTGTGATTTCTGGTTTTCCCGGAACTGTCAATCAGAGTCTTATCCAAGGGATAACTCAGATACCAGTAGATGGCCCCCGGGAAACTGCttca AGATAGTTCAAACAACAACTACCGAGCCCCTCCCCACTACTCCCCCTCCTGAGCCCGACTTCACTCCCCTGATAGTTGTTATAGGGCTGGCGGCTGCCCTCGCCTTCTTTTTCTGGTGTTTCTGGAGGCCTGGCTACCTGATATGGCGACTCGGTCGACTGCGCAACCATCCCTGCGTGAGAGCATGTGGGGCGTGCATTCCGTGCTCTGTAATGTGCGTCAGATGTTGCAGTTGCAGCACCTGCTGTATAG GTGAATATGAACAGAGTCCTACGGGGCCTGCAGCCTTTAGAGCCCTTCAGGTGCAGGAGATGGAATCTCAGAACTCTTCTGTAAAGGAGAACAGTATGCTCATCG GAGGAAGTTCCCACTCTGGTAAGTCTGGGAAGGATGCAGGACGTATTTTGCCATGCTTTCCAAGGACTTCCGTGCCGGAAAAGCAAG GGGGTAAGGTTAGATTGAGACAGGCCACGGTTTGTCCTTTACAAACGTCAACAGAGGAACAGGACCAAGGAAGCGGGGAACAGGGCGGCTCCAGCACAGATCCCGGAACAGGAAGTAATGAAACCAACCCAGAGAACCAAAAAATGGGCGTGTCTGCAGGCAACATCAACTTCGTCAATGATTGGGTGAAAATGTTAACTGGTGATGGGTGTCATCTTAGAGAGCATCGATGA
- the LOC105329669 gene encoding low-density lipoprotein receptor-related protein 12 — protein MFLAKFLLELAAVYVSLSSCMAHNDNTVYLENYCDKKIKIRTVQNIALSEDVFYPSGWRCQTTVEAPPGHVIWFNFHYFEVGRPSVIYCTDVLRIYDGDTTDTEISPNKGLCGRILPRPIATSGNIATFKFKSMVVSTSTGFKLTATVQRKPDSKICSENEFQCLDDICIDKKLKCDQEVNCQDNSDESAQYAGCEGILAKWTDLSTSARVGIIVGTVVGMGLILCLCVTACIYFSPQKRYKRLKD, from the exons ATGTTTCTTGCCAAATTTCTACTGGAATTAGCAGCTGTGTATGTAAGCTTAAGCTCTTGTATGGCACATAACGATAACACAG TTTACTTGGAGAACTATTGCGATAAGAAAATAAAGATAAGAACAGTACAAAACATAGCCCTGTCCGAGGACGTATTTTACCCCAGTGGATGGAGATGTCAAACCACGGTGGAAGCGCCCCCTGGTCACGTCATCTGGTTCAACTTTCATTATTTCGAAGTAGGAAGACCGTCAGTGATATACTGCACCGATGTACTGAGGATTTATGATG gagaTACTACAGATACTGAGATATCTCCCAACAAGGGTTTGTGTGGACGAATTCTTCCTCGGCCAATAGCTACAAGTGGCAACATTGCGACGTTCAAGTTCAAAAGTATGGTAGTCAGTACCAGTACTGGATTTAAGTTGACCGCCACGGTCCAGAGAA aACCAGATTCCAAAATTTGTTCAGAAAACGAGTTTCAATGTCTTGATGATATCTGCATTGACAAAAAGCTAAAATGCGACCAGGAAGTCAACTGTCAAGATAATTCGGACGAGTCTGCGCAATATGCTGGTTGTGAAG gaaTACTCGCCAAATGGACGGATCTAAGTACTTCTGCTAGAGTTGGAATCATTGTGGGAACAGTTGTTGGGATGGGCTTAATTCTATGTTTATGTGTAACAGCTTGTATTTATTTCTCCCCACAAAAACGATATAAAAGACTAAAAGATTAA
- the LOC117692621 gene encoding uncharacterized protein: MCVECSPGFFGYNCAEKCSKDYFGSKCLTKCSCNETQICHHVCGCLQRLDLNYSNMTNNGTSVLMENVTSSSYAEECPTTTDELSTSTEIRLGEGRVTKLHSVTTGTPNKDTNFKISFLIGVAGVTAVCSAFGITLLYRLHLMRKKQECRVHHNMVYDLEDISRLRENPSAREEPAEPLYGECSYEDTCYSTLVLRVNNESGRVPNTSRQPVFTDDDNIYMSLHSVIHIIVMKDSH; encoded by the exons ATGTGTGTag AATGCAGTCCCGGCTTTTTTGGATATAACTGTgctgaaaaatgttcaaaagatTATTTTGGAAGCAAATGCTTGACAAAATGCAGCTGTAATGAAACACAAATCTGTCATCATGTGTGTGGATGTTTGCAAAGACTGGACTTGAATTATTCAAATATGACGAACAATGGAACCAGTGTCTTAATGGAGAACGTCACATCTTCATCATATGCAGAGGAATGTCCTACTACAACAGATGAGTTATCCACAAGCACAG AAATTCGGTTAGGTGAAGGTCGGGTAACCAAGCTACATTCCGTTACAACAGGTACACCAAACAAAGACACAAATTTCAAGATTTCATTTCTGATCGGAGTAGCAGGTGTCACTGCTGTGTGTAGTGCATTCGGAATAACACTGTTATAcag ATTGCACTTGATGAGAAAAAAACAAG aATGCCGCGTTCATCATAATATGGTGTACGATTTAGAAGATATATCAAGGCTTCGGGAAAATCCAAGTGCACGTGAAGAGCCAGCAGAGCCTCTGTATGGTGAATGTAGTTACGAGGATACTTGCTACAGTACGTTGGTACTAAGAGTGAACAATGAATCTGGTCGGGTACCTAACACATCACGACAGCCAGTCTTTACAGATGATGACAATATATATATGAGTTTGCACAGCGTTATACACATCATAGTGATGAAGGACAGCCACTAA